From Miscanthus floridulus cultivar M001 chromosome 15, ASM1932011v1, whole genome shotgun sequence, the proteins below share one genomic window:
- the LOC136509562 gene encoding protein AUXIN-REGULATED GENE INVOLVED IN ORGAN SIZE-like, which produces MLVAASLMAMELNTDQLARWEQQQQQHPRRQQSRRQAVAVAVCRQSAAAAASKGQQRRQNAPPPPSPKPPPAAAGRLSAEAFLALACVAVSLVVLPLVLPPLPPPPPLLLLVPVCLLLLLAALATFVPSSDVRTMASSYL; this is translated from the coding sequence ATGCTGGTTGCCGCGTCGCTCATGGCAATGGAGTTGAACACGGACCAGCTCGCCAggtgggagcagcagcagcagcagcacccgaGGCGGCAGCAGAGCAGGAGgcaggccgtggccgtggccgtctgCAGACagagcgccgcggcggcggcgtctaAGGGGCAGCAGCGGCGTCagaacgcgccgccgccgccgtcgcccaagcctccgccggcggcggcgggcaggcTCAGCGCGGAGGCGTTCCTGGCGCTGGCATGCGTCGCCGTGTCGCTCGTCGTGCTGCCGCTCGtcctgccgccgctgccgcccccgccgccgctgctgctgctggtgcccgtctgcctgctcctgctcctcgccgcgctcgccacctTCGTGCCGTCGTCGGATGTCAGGACCATGGCGTCCTCCTACTTGTAA